A stretch of the Halorussus lipolyticus genome encodes the following:
- a CDS encoding oligosaccharide flippase family protein — MNLTGTSVKLFVARTSNALLGFLAIIYFARELSPAVMGTFFLFEATNATLAIVADFGLSGAVEKRISEGDDPGQMVGAALALKASFFVVIASLLAVFSGPINDYLGAELVVLLVIAILAQDLASLSVHTLRGELRVGQTAILNFGQGMAYAVVGVALVRSGFGIYGLVYGLIAGYAVKLLGGVVRCSTTIAIPQKRHFRSLLDYGKYNVVWAIGGHTYHWFDVLILGLFVSHRFVGAYEIAWRITVFTLMFSKAIATTVFPQVSEWVSTGERENVKALVSRALTYSLLPVVPAFFGGVLLAKPIMGLTFGKNYEFAWLVLVVLLAGKLFRAVDVVFDRLLLGFDRPDLGARVVLVTVTVNIVSNVVLIQAIGFVGAAIATAGSAAINAVLLGRYLVQLTEVDVPYPAIGRYVLASLGMTGVLWSLRTQFKIDTFPKLAGTVALGAVLYAGLLLTFDPFRREFFTRVREILA, encoded by the coding sequence ATGAACCTGACCGGAACGAGTGTAAAGTTGTTCGTGGCGAGGACCAGCAACGCCCTGCTGGGGTTTCTCGCCATCATCTACTTCGCTCGGGAACTCTCCCCGGCCGTGATGGGGACGTTCTTCCTGTTCGAGGCCACGAACGCGACGTTGGCCATCGTCGCCGACTTCGGCCTCTCCGGTGCAGTCGAGAAACGCATCAGCGAAGGCGACGACCCCGGACAGATGGTCGGGGCGGCGCTCGCCCTCAAAGCGTCGTTCTTCGTCGTTATCGCGTCGCTACTTGCGGTTTTCTCCGGACCCATCAACGATTATCTCGGGGCCGAACTGGTGGTCCTGCTCGTGATTGCGATTCTGGCCCAAGACCTCGCGTCCCTGTCGGTCCACACCCTCCGGGGCGAACTCCGAGTCGGCCAGACCGCAATCCTCAACTTCGGCCAAGGGATGGCCTACGCTGTCGTCGGGGTCGCGCTGGTTCGGAGCGGATTCGGCATCTACGGTCTCGTCTACGGTCTCATCGCTGGCTACGCGGTGAAGTTACTCGGCGGGGTCGTGCGATGTTCGACGACGATAGCGATTCCCCAGAAACGCCACTTCCGGTCGCTCCTCGACTACGGCAAGTACAACGTCGTCTGGGCTATCGGCGGTCACACCTATCACTGGTTCGACGTACTCATCCTCGGGTTGTTCGTGAGTCACCGATTCGTCGGCGCGTACGAAATCGCGTGGCGGATTACGGTGTTCACGCTCATGTTCAGCAAGGCGATTGCGACCACGGTGTTCCCGCAGGTCAGTGAATGGGTGAGTACCGGCGAACGCGAGAACGTGAAAGCACTGGTCTCGCGGGCGCTGACCTACTCGCTTCTCCCCGTGGTTCCGGCCTTCTTCGGCGGAGTCCTGCTCGCAAAGCCAATCATGGGACTGACGTTCGGGAAGAACTACGAGTTCGCGTGGCTGGTTCTGGTCGTGCTGTTGGCCGGAAAGCTGTTCCGGGCCGTAGACGTGGTGTTCGACCGCCTCCTGCTCGGGTTCGACCGCCCGGACCTCGGCGCTCGCGTCGTTCTCGTCACCGTCACGGTGAACATCGTGTCGAACGTCGTCCTCATCCAAGCGATTGGCTTCGTCGGGGCCGCCATCGCTACTGCCGGGTCGGCCGCGATTAACGCCGTCCTCCTCGGTCGCTACCTCGTCCAACTGACCGAGGTAGACGTTCCCTACCCGGCCATCGGTCGGTACGTCCTCGCGTCGCTGGGCATGACTGGCGTCCTGTGGTCGCTCCGGACGCAGTTCAAAATCGACACCTTCCCGAAACTGGCCGGGACCGTCGCGCTCGGGGCAGTGCTGTACGCCGGACTCCTCCTGACGTTCGACCCCTTTCGGCGGGAGTTCTTCACGCGAGTTCGGGAGATACTGGCTTGA
- a CDS encoding PQQ-dependent sugar dehydrogenase, whose translation MDRRAFLLGGVAALSGGVTALSGNRDGGDSGRADASQIDLEAETSPIREGPSVGLEEVVSGFREPVAFAATPDWGFVADKFGTVFRYDRSADDPKPESFLDLRDRMAELTGWEMGLLGLELHPDFRTNGRFFVRYSAPPTDEVPPNYSHTFVLSEFRAEGGTANPDAERRLLEIPEPQNAHNSGEITFGPDGYLYVGVGDGGGVGDSDAGHADDWYPVNRGGNGQDIEQNLLGSILRIDVDDQAEDKPYAVPDDNPLVGTDGRDEQWAWGFRNPFRFGFSEGDLYVGDVGQENFEEVSLVRKGGNYGWNVKEGTSCYSRVVPDKMPEPVSFVELLFPGPLPICPEGSVRGNPLVDPIVSYPQERNGDQFGTSVIGGYVCQNPDIPELQGQYLFGDFFAQGTGQLFATTTADSGDGLRPVKRLSIAGTPDGELGEALLSYGRDSSGDLYVLTTLFGEGTGTVYRLTPP comes from the coding sequence ATGGACCGCCGGGCGTTTTTGTTAGGAGGAGTCGCCGCTCTCTCCGGAGGAGTCACCGCACTGTCCGGGAATCGGGACGGGGGCGATTCAGGTCGCGCTGACGCCTCGCAGATAGATTTGGAAGCAGAGACGAGTCCGATTCGGGAGGGACCGAGCGTCGGACTGGAGGAGGTCGTTTCGGGGTTCCGCGAACCGGTCGCGTTCGCGGCGACGCCCGACTGGGGGTTCGTCGCCGACAAGTTCGGCACCGTGTTCCGGTACGACCGGAGCGCCGACGACCCGAAGCCAGAATCGTTTCTGGACCTGCGCGACCGGATGGCCGAACTCACCGGGTGGGAGATGGGCCTGCTGGGTCTCGAACTCCACCCCGACTTTCGGACCAACGGCCGGTTTTTCGTCCGGTACAGCGCGCCGCCGACCGACGAGGTGCCGCCGAACTACAGCCACACGTTCGTCCTCTCGGAGTTTCGGGCCGAAGGCGGAACCGCCAACCCCGACGCCGAGCGTCGCCTGCTGGAGATTCCAGAGCCGCAGAACGCCCACAATTCTGGCGAAATCACCTTCGGGCCGGACGGCTATCTCTACGTCGGTGTCGGCGACGGCGGCGGCGTCGGTGACAGCGATGCGGGTCACGCGGACGACTGGTATCCCGTGAACCGGGGCGGGAACGGACAGGACATCGAGCAGAACTTGCTGGGGAGCATCCTGCGCATCGACGTGGACGACCAAGCCGAGGACAAGCCCTACGCGGTGCCCGACGACAACCCGCTGGTGGGGACAGACGGCCGCGACGAGCAGTGGGCGTGGGGCTTTCGCAACCCCTTCCGGTTCGGGTTCAGCGAGGGTGACCTCTACGTCGGCGACGTGGGCCAAGAGAACTTCGAGGAGGTGAGCCTCGTCCGGAAGGGCGGTAACTACGGGTGGAACGTCAAGGAGGGAACGAGCTGTTACAGCCGCGTCGTGCCCGACAAGATGCCCGAACCGGTTTCGTTCGTCGAGTTGCTGTTTCCCGGCCCGCTTCCCATCTGCCCGGAGGGGTCCGTGCGGGGCAACCCGCTTGTGGACCCAATCGTCTCGTACCCGCAGGAGCGAAACGGCGACCAGTTCGGAACCTCGGTCATCGGTGGCTACGTCTGCCAGAATCCGGACATCCCGGAACTCCAAGGCCAGTACCTCTTTGGCGATTTCTTCGCGCAAGGGACCGGACAGCTATTCGCCACGACGACCGCCGACTCCGGCGACGGCCTGCGCCCGGTAAAACGCCTCTCGATTGCCGGGACCCCCGACGGCGAACTCGGCGAGGCCCTGCTGTCCTACGGCCGGGACTCCTCGGGTGACCTCTACGTCCTCACGACGCTGTTCGGCGAGGGGACCGGGACAGTCTACCGCCTGACACCACCCTGA
- a CDS encoding Gfo/Idh/MocA family protein, which yields MGLTVGIIGGGAVATGYHIPAFEAHPETRIAAVADLDEERREHVADEHGIPATYSDAETLLANESPDLVSICTPPNAHRGPFLHAVRNDCHVFCEKPLATSPEAAREMARAADEAGVKTQVGYLHRYYANYQRAAKMVDSGLLGRLVEANTTHHAPPPNKQWYFRPDAGGVVRDLLPHVIDFGTAVFGERPELRNCRMRYLSQDDVADAATVQLDFDGATMTASVGWTQSNAGFLSRTVLVGTQGWLSVDPDELTGQINGRRVKFHRGRPPLLDLRLVEIFPAVEDDAHETRIHDFVDRVRDGRPPRTPVEQGVAITEIIEACHEMADGEAKHAPELAHATGEER from the coding sequence ATGGGACTAACCGTGGGGATAATCGGTGGGGGAGCGGTCGCAACGGGGTATCACATCCCGGCGTTCGAGGCACATCCGGAGACGCGAATCGCGGCAGTCGCCGACTTGGACGAGGAGCGCCGCGAACACGTCGCGGACGAACACGGGATACCGGCGACGTATTCGGACGCCGAGACGTTGTTGGCGAACGAGTCGCCGGACTTGGTGAGCATCTGCACGCCGCCCAACGCCCATCGCGGTCCCTTCCTCCACGCGGTCCGGAACGACTGTCACGTCTTCTGTGAGAAGCCGCTAGCGACGAGTCCCGAAGCGGCACGGGAGATGGCTCGGGCGGCCGACGAAGCGGGGGTGAAGACGCAGGTCGGCTATCTCCACCGGTACTACGCGAACTACCAACGCGCCGCCAAAATGGTGGACTCGGGTCTCCTCGGCCGACTCGTGGAGGCCAACACGACCCACCACGCGCCCCCACCGAACAAGCAGTGGTACTTCCGGCCGGACGCCGGGGGTGTCGTCCGTGATTTGCTCCCACACGTAATCGACTTCGGGACGGCGGTTTTCGGCGAGCGACCCGAACTCCGAAACTGTCGGATGCGCTATCTCTCCCAAGACGACGTAGCGGACGCCGCGACGGTCCAACTCGACTTCGACGGCGCAACGATGACCGCTTCGGTCGGATGGACCCAATCGAACGCCGGATTTCTCTCGCGGACGGTACTGGTCGGCACGCAGGGGTGGCTCTCGGTTGACCCCGACGAACTTACGGGCCAGATTAACGGTCGGCGCGTCAAGTTCCACCGCGGCCGACCGCCGCTCCTCGACCTTCGCCTCGTCGAAATCTTTCCCGCCGTGGAAGACGATGCCCATGAGACTCGCATCCACGATTTCGTGGACCGAGTTCGGGACGGCCGACCACCGAGGACACCGGTTGAGCAGGGTGTCGCCATCACAGAGATAATAGAAGCGTGTCACGAGATGGCAGACGGCGAGGCCAAACACGCGCCGGAACTGGCCCACGCTACAGGCGAGGAGCGATAG
- a CDS encoding NAD-dependent epimerase/dehydratase family protein: MSVLVTGATGFVGLNLCAALADDGEEVTGLVRQSSPVERLPSDIAVARGDITNPASLDDPMAEADSVVHLAGAVYDSSDMDAVNVEGTENVIRKAGEHGVGRVVFTSTLTVHPDLSGDLDSAYERTKAEATTRIEDADFASTVLYPTYIWGPMDFRLTRYEHVRPVVSNAVLAPPLYTHDEYNIVHVGDVVDSIRSALDGSAKQHQLVAGANVEAPELLRTIAAATDSDCRVVDVPRTLTKYSIGPVLDLLHEKNVIPVDSRPLLERADYGTVPDEMAYTAPVEQRSWKRAVADTCRWYRTAGLI, encoded by the coding sequence ATGAGTGTCCTCGTCACAGGCGCGACCGGTTTCGTCGGACTGAATCTGTGCGCCGCGCTTGCCGACGACGGCGAGGAGGTCACGGGTCTCGTCCGCCAGTCGTCACCAGTCGAGCGACTGCCCTCCGACATCGCTGTCGCCCGCGGCGACATCACGAACCCGGCGTCGCTGGACGACCCGATGGCCGAGGCCGATTCGGTGGTCCACCTCGCTGGCGCGGTGTACGACTCGTCCGACATGGACGCGGTGAACGTCGAGGGGACCGAGAACGTGATACGGAAGGCCGGCGAACACGGCGTCGGGCGTGTCGTCTTCACGAGTACCCTGACGGTACATCCGGATCTGTCCGGAGACCTCGACTCGGCCTACGAGCGGACGAAGGCCGAAGCGACGACCCGAATCGAGGACGCCGATTTCGCGTCCACCGTCCTCTACCCGACGTACATCTGGGGGCCGATGGACTTTCGACTCACTCGGTACGAACACGTCCGGCCGGTCGTCTCGAACGCGGTTCTGGCCCCGCCGCTCTACACCCACGACGAGTACAACATCGTCCACGTCGGCGACGTCGTTGATTCGATACGGAGCGCACTCGACGGGTCGGCGAAGCAACACCAGTTGGTCGCCGGCGCGAACGTCGAGGCCCCGGAACTCCTCCGGACGATTGCCGCGGCGACCGATAGCGACTGTCGGGTCGTAGACGTTCCCCGAACGCTGACGAAGTACAGCATCGGTCCCGTCCTCGACTTGCTCCACGAGAAGAACGTCATCCCCGTGGACAGTCGTCCGCTTCTAGAACGTGCAGATTACGGTACCGTTCCCGACGAGATGGCGTACACCGCCCCGGTCGAACAGCGGTCGTGGAAGCGAGCAGTCGCAGATACCTGTCGCTGGTATCGAACCGCTGGCCTGATATGA